Proteins from one Mixophyes fleayi isolate aMixFle1 chromosome 9, aMixFle1.hap1, whole genome shotgun sequence genomic window:
- the VPS52 gene encoding vacuolar protein sorting-associated protein 52 homolog produces the protein MAEMDDLTLNLGDLDLTSDDLTLDTVGIHIQENLEDALVQEALKTGVDLRQYSKQVEMELQQIEHVSIKDYIEQSQNIASLHNQIIACDAILERMGLMLGGFQSDLSSISSEIHTLQEMSLAMNIKLKNRQTVRSELSELVDELIIPNTMISVILDVPVTEQQFVEQLQELNNKINYVKEQAFRDTQACVDVQDTLQKLKIKAVTKVREFVLQKIYSFRKPMTNYQIPQNALLKYRFFYQFLLGNERSVAQEIQDEYVETMSKVYLSYFKSYTNRLMKVQYEEVAEKDDLMGIEDTAKKGFFSKPALRSKNTVFTVGNRAAIISPTELEGPIIVPHSAQRSDVRYPFESLFRSQHYALLDNSCREFLFLSDFFLVSGLAAQDLFNLVMGRSLTMFLKHIDSYVSDCYDSIAIFLCIHIVLRFKGIAQRRDIPAIDKYWETLLDMLWPRFQYILELNIQSIRNTDPQRLGTLDTWPHYVTRRYAEFSSAIVSINQTFPNEKTNVLLGQLQVEVENFVLRMAAEFSSRKEQLVFLINNYDMMLGVLMERATSDSKEVESFQQLLTARTQEFIEEILSPSFGGMISFVKESESLIEKGQQDRLRNEEARVAQLVRGFSATWKHAVETLSQDVMKSFTNFKNGTSIIQGALTQLIQYYHRFHKILSQPPLRNLPVCSELINLHHLMVELKKHKPNF, from the exons GGTGTTGACCTCAGACAGTACTCGAAACAAGTGGAGATGGAGTTACAGCAGATAGAACATGTGTCAATCAAAGACT ATATAGAGCAGAGCCAGAACATCGCCTCTCTTCATAACCAAATCATTGCCTGTGATGCCATTCTCGAG AGGATGGGCCTCATGTTGGGCGGCTTCCAGTCAGACCTCAGCTCCATCAGCTCAGAGATCCACACGTTGCAGGAAATGTCTCTCGCCATGAACATAAAACTAAAGAACCGTCAGACGGTCAGGAGTGAGCTGAGTGAGCTGGTTGATGAACTGATCATTCCCAACACGATGATAAG TGTCATCCTGGATGTCCCGGTCACAGAACAGCAGTTTGTGGAGCAGTTACAGGAACTGAACAATAAGATAAACTATGTAAAGGAGCAGGCGTTCAGGGACACACAGGCCTGTGTCGATGTACAAGACACTCTTCAGAAACTGAAGATAAAG GCTGTGACTAAAGTTCGTGAGTTCGTTCTGCAGAAGATCTACTCCTTCCGTAAACCCATGACTAATTATCAGATCCCCCAGAATGCACTGCTTAAATACAG GTTCTTCTATCAGTTCCTCCTGGGGAATGAGAGGTCGGTAGCTCAGGAAATCCAGGACGAGTACGTGGAAACCATGAGCAAAGTCTACCTGTCCTACTTTAAGTCATATACCAACCGACTGATGAAGGTTCAG TACGAGGAAGTTGCAGAGAAAGACGACCTGATGGGGATTGAAGACACAGCCAAGAAGG GCTTCTTCTCCAAGCCCGCGTTACGGAGCAAGAACACAGTGTTTACCGTCGGGAACAGAGCTGCGATCATCAGCCCAACTGAACTGGAGGGTCCGATCATAGTGCCGCATTCTGCACAGAGGAGCGATGTCAGA TACCCGTTTGAGTCTCTGTTCCGCAGCCAGCATTACGCCCTCCTTGATAACAGCTGCCGGGAATTCCTCTTCTTGTCTGACTTCTTCCTGGTGAGCGGATTGGCAGCTCAGGATCTATTTAACCTGGTGATGGGCCGCAGCTTGACCATGTTCCTG AAGCACATTGACTCCTATGTATCCGACTGCTACGACAGCATTGCGATTTTCCTGTGTATACATATTGTGCTGCGGTTTAAAGGCATCGCTCAGAGGAGAGACATCCCTGCCATAGACAA GTACTGGGAGACACTGTtagacatgctctggcctcgctTCCAATATATCTTAGAGCTAAACATTCAGAGCATCCGGAACACGGACCCCCAGAGGCTGGGAACGCTGGACACGTGGCCACACTAT GTAACCCGGCGTTACGCTGAGTTTTCGTCAGCCATTGTCAGTATAAACCAGACGTTTCCAAACGAGAAGACCAATGTTCTGTTGGGACAACTACAG GTTGAAGTGGAGAATTTTGTCCTGAGAATGGCTGCCGAGTTCTCCTCTAGGAAAGAGCAACTCGTCTTCCTGATTAATAACTACGATATGATGCTCGGTGTCCTCATG GAACGAGCAACCTCAGACAGTAAGGAGGTGGAAAGTTTCCAGCAGCTGCTGACCGCACGGACACAG GAGTTTATAGAAGAGATTCTGTCTCCGTCTTTCGGAGGGATGATTTCCTTTGTAAAAGAATCGGAATCACTTATCGAGAAGGGTCAGCAGGATCGGCTGCGGAACGAGGAAG CACGTGTGGCTCAACTGGTGCGAGGCTTCTCCGCCACATGGAAACACGCCGTAGAGACGCTGAGCCAGGACGTCATGAAGTCCTTTACAAATTTCAAGAATGGCACCAGTATAATACAG GGGGCGCTCACACAGTTGATCCAGTACTATCACCGTTTCCATAAGATTCTATCTCAGCCGCCTCTCCGGAATCTGCCGGTTTGTTCAGAGTTAATTAATCTTCATCATCTGATGGTGGAGCTCAAGAAGCACAAACCCAACTTCTGA